CCGAGCCGACCGGCTCCATCGTCGTCGACATCGGCGGCGGCACCACCGAGGTCGCGGTCTTGTCCATGGGCGGCATCGTCTATGCCAACTCCGTGCGGGTGGGCGGCGACAAGATGGACGAAGCGATCATCTCCTACATCCGGCGCAACCATAACCTGCTGGTCGGCGAATCCTCGGCCGAGCGGATCAAGAAGGAAATCGGCAGCGCCTGCGTGCCGATGAATGGCGACGGCGAGACCATGGAGATCAAGGGCCGCGACACGGTGACCGGCGTGCCCAAGGGCCTGACCCTGAGCCAGCGGCAGATCGCCGAGGCCCTGGCCGAGCCGGTCAGCGCCATCGTCGAGGCGGTCAAGACGGCGCTGGAGCACACCGCGCCGGAGCTGGCGGCCGATATCGTCGACAAGGGCATCGTCATGACCGGCGGTGGCGCCAATCTGAGGAACCTCAATACCGTGCTCCGCAACGCGACCGGTCTCCCGGTAACGATCGCAGACGACCCCCTGAACTGCGTGGCCCTGGGATCGGGCCGCTGCCTGGAGGAGATGGGGGCCATGCACAACGTGCTGATGTCGTTCTGAACCCAGTCGGCAGACGACCCCCAGGGCGAGGGCGGTCCGCGGGGCCGCCCTTTCGTGTCGCGCGCTTCCGGAATCCGCCGAAGGCCGGCCTCTGCGCCGCTCTGCGGTCAGGGTCACGGAAAACGCACAGCCCCAGCCTAGACATTCGTTAACCATAACCCCTTATGTTGCGGCGCAGCACGTTTGAGCGCCGGACTCCCGGCCCGATCGAAGATTGCGGAGAGGGTTCCACGCATGGCAGCAAAGAGCACCGCTCGACGGCAGCCCGCTAAACCTGACGCGAAGCCCAAGACCGCGCGCAAGGGCCGCGCCGAAACCCCGCCTGCCCGCAGGCCGCGGGTCGAGGCCGCCCGCCGCCCGGGCGTGGTCAAGCCGATCAACCTCGCCCTGCAGGGCGGCGGGGCGCACGGCGCCTTCACTTGGGGCGTGCTGGACCGGCTGCTGGAAGACGGCCGAACCTTCTTCGATGGGGTGAGCGGGACCAGCGCCGGTGCCTTCAATGCCGTGGCCCTCGCGGCCGGCCTGCAGACGGGCGGCGCGGAGGGCGCCCGGGAGAAGCTCGAGGCCCTGTGGCGGGCGGCCTCCGATGCCGCTCGGCTCTTGCCGCTGCGCGGCTCGCGCTCGAGCCATTTCGCATTCGACCTCATGACCCGCGTTATCTCGCCCTACCAGTTCAATCCCATGGATCTCAATCCGCTTCGGGGGCTCCTGGAGGACGCGGTCGACTTCGCCGCCCTGCGCCGGGCCGCGACCGTCAAGCTCTTCGTCGCCGCGACCGAGGTCGCCAGCGGCCGGGCGCGGATCTTCGAGACCCGGGAGATCTCGGTCGACGTTGTCCTGGCCTCAGCCTGCCTGCCGCAGCTGCACCACGCGGTGAAGATCGGCCGGCACCACTACTGGGACGGCGGCTTTTCGGCCAATCCGGCGATCCTGCCGGTGATCGAAGCCTGCGAGACACCGGATACCCTGATCGTCCAGCTCAACCCGGACAGCGACGCCGAGCTGCCGACCCGGGCCGGCGAGATCACCGCGCGGATGATGCGCATGACCTTCAACCAGCCCTTCCGCCGCGAGATCGAGACCATAGAGCTCTGCCGCCGGGTGGCGCGCGAGGGCATTGCGATCGGCGGCCGCCTGCGCCGCCGGGTCAAGCGGCATCGCTTCCACCTCATCGAGGCGGCGCCCTACACCAAGGACCTGGAGGAGCACAGCCGCCTGACCCCGGATTGGGACCTGCTGTGCCACCTGCGCGACTGCGGCCGCCGTGCCGCCGAGGCCTGGCTGAAGAAGCAGCACCGCCAGGTCGGCTACAACGCGACCGTCGACCTGGCCCAGAAGTTCCTTTAGGCCGGCAGGCGGCTCAGGCGCCCAGCCGTGCCTCGGCGTAGCCCTTGATGGCGGCGGCCAGGGTATCGAGGTCGGCGCGCAGGCGGCCAAAGCCCGGACCCCGGGCGAAGCTGACCTCGTCCATGTAGAGCCGACGGTTGATCTCGATCTGCAGACTGTGGCGGCCCTTGGACGGCTCGGCGTAGCGCTGGACCAGCTCGACCCCCTTGTAGGGGTCGTTCAGCTTGACCCGATAGCCGAGAGCCGTCAGCTCAGCGGCGACGAAGCGGGTGAAGGCCGGGTCGCAGGAGCTGCCGTCCCGGTCGCCAAGGACGAAGTCGGCGCGAGCCGCCGGGCCGTCGGGGGTGGTCTCGTCGCCCATGGCCGGCATGGAATGGCAGTTGAGGTGCCAGACCTGCCCGAAGCGGCCGTGCGCCGCGTCCAGGAGCTCCTGCAGGGCGGCGTGATAGGGTTGCCAGCAGGTCTCGATCCGGCGCTGCACCTCGGCGACGGTCAGCTTGCGGTCGTAGATCTCGCCCAGGCCGCGCAGCCGGCGCCAGATCAGGCCGACGCCGCGCTCGGTCTTGTCGCCCGGCCACGTGGTGCCGGGCCAGGGTCCGTCGATCATGTCGCGGTCCAGGTCCTCCAGCGCCCGATTGGGATCGATGTAGCTGCGCGGGAAGAGCGCGTGCAGCAGGGGCGCGCCCAACCGCACCACGCCGGCAAAGAGTGCTTCGACGTGGCTGTCCTCGGCCTGGCGCAGGATCTGGCGGTCGATCCGGTGGTCGAAGTCCGGCGGATAGTCGCGGCCGCTGTGCGGGCTGTCGAAGACCAACGGGGTGTCGATCTCGGCGGGGCGCTCGACCCGGATCATGACGAGATCCCGGGGGCGGGCGTCGGTGCTGCCATGCCGGGCCCAGCTGCCGGCATTGGCTTGGTGACGTCCCTGCCGCTCTGGCCCCTGTGCATGGCGCTCCGCCGTCACCCGAAAAACGGATCCCCGCCATCCCGGTTCGATGGTGGCGGGCCCCCGGTCCAGGGTCATGTTAGCCAGGCTTTGACAGGGCTCTCAAGCGGGGCGGGCGCCGCGCTCGCACTCGTTGTGGGCTAGGCTTGGGGCTGCTCCGAGAAGCTGTCGACCGAGAGCTCGGCGGCAGGATCCTTGACCACGAGCTCGGCGACCACCTCGCAGGTCTCGGCGAAGGCGGCCATATCGGCCTGCCCGTCGTCTTGCTGCGGACCGACGGCCCGGAAGAAGCGAGCGCATTCGCGCAGCAGCTGGGCGGCGAGTTCTGCGTGCGTTGCCATGGCGCCACTGTCGACGGTTAAGGTAAAGAAAGCGTCAAGGCCGCGGGGATCGAGAGGGCCGGGCTTGCAACGGGCATTTCGGCTGTCCTGGCGAAATCAAACTGCGCTCAATCGGGATCGACCGAACGCAGACAACTCGACCCACTTCATAGATACGGAGCCGCCTGTGTTCGATAGAACGCAGGCGGCTCCTGGGTCCGCCGCTCAGCTTGGTCCCGGCTTCGCGGCTCGCGAACCGGATCAGACGATGCGCGAGCCGCGAGCGGCGGGGTTAGAGCCTTGCGTACAAGCCGACGACTGCGTCCAGCTCGGACATGAGCGTCGTGTCGAGGCTGGCGAGGTCGGCGATATCCTCCGGATCGATGTTGCGCGACGCCAGGGCGGTTTGCAGGATCGGTTTCAGCTCTCGCCAGAGACTGTTGACCGACTTGAGCTGGGCCAGGATCTGCTGGTTCGGCGGCGGCATGAGGCGCTGCTCGTAGTCGCCGACCATTAGCCCCTGCAGGGTGGCCTCAAAGAGCTGCATGGAACGGGAAAGCTCCCGCCTTTGTTTCTGGGGGCTCTCGTTGTAGGCGATCAGCAGGAAGTCCTTGGACATCTTCTCGATTAGCATGCGCTGACGGTCGGCCTGATCGATGGCGATCTCCAGCATCGTGAAGACGCCGCCGCGTTTCGCGGCATTCTTGTAGGCCGACACCGTATCCGTCATGGCGGCGAGCAGCGGCAGGCTGATGTCCGACACGAGGCCGACCGAATCGCCGGCGGCCTCGGCAGAACTCGTGGCCTCCTGTAGCGCCTCGTGGAACAACGGCCACAGTTGCTCCACACGGGCGAGGCTTGCGAGAACCTCGGCATCTTCCGTGCCCTGAAGCGCAAGCTCCGGGTCGCCGTAGCGCAATCCCTTGAGAATCCGGTCAAATTTCTTGGAGTTGTAGCGCAGGTTTCTCTGGTTTTCGCGCTGGTTGTGCCCCAGGGCAAGAAGCAGCAGTTCCTTGCTCATGCGCTGGGTGATCATCCGCTGCCGGCCGGCGACATTGATCGTATGCTTGTAGTCGAACTTCTCTTGCGCAAAGGCCGGTTCCACAAGCGGGATCTTGGGGACCGCGCTTAGCAGCTCCGCCGACGACAGGGCGGCGGCGAGCGCGACGGAAACTAATAGGGGTTTCTTGTTCATGGCTCTTTTATACCTTTGTCTTGCGGTTTTGGGGCCTACCCCGGGGGACGGTGGGCATTGACTGCCGGCTCACTCCACCGAGGGCCTGCCTAGAGGCCCTTGGCGACGGCGCGAATGGCGGCGACCACCTTGGCGACGCTCTCTTTCGTCTCGCCGCGGGTGACCAGGAACAAGGGCTGCTTGATCGCTCTATCGGTCTCGATGATACGGACCGAGTCGTTCGCTTGATGGCGCGCGACGATCCCGAGCCCGCCGGGCGAGCGCTTCACCCTGCGCACGACGACGGCGGTGGTGATCGCGTCGTTCGCGTTCACCAGTTCGGTGCCGTCCTTCTTGAGCTCTTTTTCGACCATCGTGCGAACGCCGCCGCCCGAGCTTTCGGCAAAGATCTCTATGGCAAGGTCCGCGCCGCCAACCTGCTTCCAGTTCGTGATCTTGCCGGCCATGATGTCGACAAGCTGCTGGAAGCTGAGTTTCTTGACGGGGTTCTTCTTGCTGACCACGAAGGCAACCTGGGCGTTGCCGAGCTCGTGCACCGTGAACTGGCTTCCATCGATCCTGCCGTTGCCCTTCTTCTCAAGCTTCTTGATCACGGCTTCCAAAGGGGCCGAAATCATGGCGATTTCGGCGGAACCTGAAACCAGGGCCAAGAGGCCCCGGCCACTGCCGACGGCGGAGATCCGGAGAAGCTGGCCTGACTGCTGCTCGATTGCCTCGGCATTCGGGTCGACCACGGCGCTGGATACGGTCGTCGATCCGGAGATGCTGACTTCGGCGGCCAGCGCTGGGGTGGTGGAGCCGGCGAGCAGCCCCGCCATAGCCAAGCCAAAGGCGATGACCTTTCTCAACATGTTGTTCCCCATTTCAGTGTGACTATTTCACCGGACCGAAGATCCGGTTGTATTAATGGCAATTATACTATGGATTTATTAAGTTGTTCTTAATTCCTGTAAATTTCGGTTCATGATCGTTGAGATCTGTGCCCAAAGTCTTCATCTTTCCGATGAGAAACAAGCCGGGTTTAAGGGCGCTGCTACTGGACCGAGATCGGCGGTCGGCTTTCCCGTTTCCTGGCTCGAGCGCGCGCTTTCGCCGCAGGCGGCTGCAGGCTACTGGCTGCGGCCTTCTGAGCTGCCTTGGTGACAATTTGGATCAAGAAGGCCGCCCACGGCGCCGAAATAGGCACCAGAGGGCGGCCAGGACAGTCCATCGACGCAGAGGGGGGTCCATCACCTTTGAGCCGGTGGACTCATCGCTCGAGGGTAGTGTCCGGATGGCTTTTCTTATTTTGGCTGAGGCTCTGCCGCAGCCCCTTATCTCTATACTGGGATAAGCAATTTGTCAACAAAACTCATCAAATTGTAAATATAACCCCAGGCCGAATATTGATTTTGTTAACCATAATTCATGGCGAGTTCCTTGGATTCCTGCGGGTTTTCGGGCTAGGAGGTGCGCCCGGCCGCTCAGGACTGTGACGGCAGGCGCTTTTTGGGGTCGAAGAACGGCAGTTCGACCACCTCGGCGGCTCGCCGTCCCAGCGGGGTCGACACCTCGACGGCGCTGCCCGGATTAATGGCCTCGGCTGCCAGCATCGCCAGGGCGATGTTCTTGCCGAGGCGCGGGGAGTGGGCCGCCGAGGTCACCTTGCCGATCCCCCGTTCCCCTGCGGCGACCGCCCAGGGCTCCTCGCTCGTCGGCAGCCGCGGGCCCTCGATCTCCAGACCGACGAGGCGGCGCGCGACGCCGTTCTGCGCGATCTCGGCCAGTGCCGCCTTGCCCATGAAATCCGCCTCCTGGTCCAGGTCGACCAGGCGGCCCAGGCCGAGCTCGTAGGGGTTCGTGTCGAGATCCATGTCGGCGCCGTAGGACAGCAATCCGCCCTCGATGCGGCGAATCGTCGAAGGGGCGCCGGGTCCGATGCCGTAGGGCTGGCCGGCTTCCATGATCGTCTCCCAGAGGCGGTCGCCGTGGCGGCCGTCGCGCAGAAAGACCTCGTAGCCGCGCTCGGCGCTCCAGCCGGTGCGGGAGACCACCAGGGGGATGCCGTCGAGCTCGGTCTCGCGGAACCAGAAGTAGCGGAGCTCCTCGATCCAGCCGCCGAAGAGGTCGCGCATCACCTCGAGCGACCTCGGGCCCTGGACCTGCAGCGGCGAGACGTCGGGCTCGCGCACCTCGACATCGTAGCCCAGAGCGTGCGCCAGGGCCCGGGCCCAGAGCAGGACGTCGCTGTCGGCCAGGGACAGCCAGAAGCGGTCCTCGGCCAGGCGCAGCAGCACGGGGTCGTTGACGATGCCGCCCCGCTCCGTGGTCAGCAGCACGTACTTGCACTGGCCGACGGCGCAGGTCGAGAGGTTGCGCGGGGTCAGGAACTGGGTGAAGCGGGCGGCGTCGGGCCCGGTGATCTCCACCTGCCGTTCGACCCCGACGTCCCAGAGGGTCACCGCCTCGATCAGGCGCCGGTAGTCCGCCTCCGGGCTCTCGTAGTAGACCGGCAGGTACATGTGGTTGTAGATGGTGAAGGCCTTGCAGCCTTGGCGACGGGTCGCGTCGTAGAAGGGCGATTTGCGGATCCGCGGCCCGATCGCGATGGCCGCCGCCGTCTCCTCTGCCATGGCCTCGACCTCCCAGCGGTTTGGCGCAGGTTGGCCGATGGCGGGGACGGCGTCCGGCGGATTTGCGTCACGAAATGCTATCCGCGCGTCCGCGAGGTGTAGAAGATGTGCTTGCCGATCTTGGGGCCCTCGACCTTGTTCTTGCGCCAGGCCGGCGAAACGTAGTCGGCGTGGTACCAGAGGGCGCCCCGGGTCGGGTCTTCGGTGGCCCGCCACAGGACCCGCCGGGCGTGGAAGAGGCTGTCCTCCCAGGCCGCGAGCTCGGTCGGGTCGTCCGAGCGGCCGTCGCACCACCAGGTGAACTGGCAGCGCCAGCGGCGCTTGTAGCCGCCTTGCTGGACCACGCCGCAGATGCTGTCGGGGAAGCGGGCGTCCTCGACCCGGTTCAGGACCACGTGGCCGACCGCGAGCTTGCCTTCGCCCGGCTCGCCGCGGGCCTCGTGATAGATGTTGAGGGCCAGGCAGGAGAGCTCCTGCTCGACGCGCACCGGGTTCGGCACCGGCAGGGAGGAGCGCAGGACCATCACCCAGCCGCCGCTGTAGACCAGGGTGATGAAGAGCGCCAGGACCATGGGCGAGCGCAGCCGGAGATCGGGCAGGGTGACCGGCCGGCGGGCGCGGACCCGCGGCAAACGCCGCCTCGCCAGCCAAGCCTGAAAGCCGTAGGTCCAGCCGAATGCCATGACCGCTGTTCCTCGATTCACCGGCCCCGACGGGCCGGGAGGGCAGGATAGGCGCCAGAGGCTAACAATAACTGTCTATGAACGTGGCGCATTTACGTGGCCAGAACATGGCAGCGCCACGCCCGTTCAAGTTGTTCGCCAATCCTGAGATTTCAAGTGAAGAGCAGGCTGCAGATGACCACTGCGGCGATGATTCCGGCAAAATCGGCCGTCAGGCCGGTCGCCAGGGCGTGGCGCACCCGGCGGATCTGGACCGCGCCGAAATACACGGCGAGGACGTAGAAGGTGGTCTCGGTCGAACCCTGAAGCGTGGAGACCAGGTAGCCGGTGTAGGTGTCTGGGCCGGTCGCCGGGTCGTTCATGATCCCGACCATGACGCCGTAGGCGCCGCTGCCGGACAGCGGCCTGAGGATCGCCATCGGCAGCGCCTCCGGCGGCATGCCGAACAGGGTGGTGACCGCCCCCAGCGGGCGGATCAGCAGGTCGAGCGCGCCGCTGGCCCGGAACATGGCGACCGCGACCAGGATCGCCACCAGGTAGGGGATGATCCGCAGGGCGACCTGGAAGCCGTCCTTGGCGCCCTCGACGAGGACCTCGTAGACCGGCACCCCGCGCAGCACGCCGAAGGTCAGCAGCCCGACCACGATGCCGGGCACCATCCAGGGCGCGATCTCGCGGCCGAAAATGATGGTGACCGGAACCAGGGCCAGGACGCAGGCCAGAACCAGGAAGGACACCCAGGCCGGGTAGGCGCCGCCGTCCTCGGAAGGCGCCGCGGCCTCGGGCTGGCCGTCCTCTGCCGCCGCCGGCGGATCTCCCCCGGCTGCCGCGTCCGGCGCGGGCGGCAGGGCGGAGAAGCGCTGATAGGTCTTGGCGGCGAGGATCGCCACCGTGGTCGAGCAGATGGTCGCCACCAAAGTGGTCGGGATGATCCCCGCCGGATCGTTCGAACCGAGCGAGGCGCGCAAGGCGACCACCCCGGTCGGCAGCAGGGTCACGCTGGAGGTGTTGATCGCCAGGAAGAGGGCCATGGAGTTGCTCGCCGTGCCCTTGTGGGGGTTGAGCTTGTCCAGCTCCTGCATGGCGCGGATGCCGAAGGGCGTCGCGGCGTTGCCCAGGCCCAGGACGTTGGCCGAAATGTTCAGGATCATCGCGCCCATGGCCGGGTGGTCGCCGGGCACCTCCGGAAACAGCCGGGTCATCAGCGGGCGCACGACCTTGGCGATGATCACCAGCAGGCCGCCGGCCTCGGCCACCTTCATCAGGCCGAGGAAGAGCGCCATCACCCCGACCAAGCCGATCGCCAGGGTCACCGAATCCTTGGCGGCGGCGATCATGGCCTCGGAGAGCGCGGCCATGGGCGTCGGATCGACCCCTGTATAGATCACCTGGCGGAAGGCCGCGACCGCGAAGGCGATGATGACGATGGCGAAGAAGACGGCGTTCAAGACGGCGCTACCGCGGAGTTCCCGGGAGGTCTGGACCTGGGCACCGGCTCCGCGCGCGGGCCGCGCGAATCGGCGGGTGAAGCGTCTATGGTGGCGGCTCCCGGCGGCGGAGAAAATACTCTTGCCGATCCCGGAACGCGTCCGCGCACCAAGTTCGCAGCGGATCCTCCGCTGTGAATGTGGAAAAACCACGGCAAACTTGCGCTGCCACTCAGGAAGGCCAAGTCTTGAGCAGGATCACCGGCCGGAGCCCCCGGCCACGGCGGGGAGATGGGAGGAAGGGGAGCTGCAGAAAAGCCTCCAGGCCGTCATCCTGGCGTTCTCGCTCACTGCCCCACCGCCCATTTTGGCGGCACCGGCCGACCTGGCCGGCTGGGATGCGGCGCGCTGGGGCATGACCACGGCCGAGATCGAGGCCGCCTTCGGGGCAAGGCTCACCACCTTGCCGGGGCGCTGGATCTACGGCGGCGCCTACGCCGAACGGGCGGTCCTGGAGACCCGAGTCGGCGGTCTCGCCTTCACCGCCTACTTCCAGATGAACGCGGAGAGCGGCCGCCTGCAGCAGGTGCTGCTGGAGCGGCGACAGCAGGACGCCGCCAATCCGGCCGTCCTTCAGGCCCTGAGGAAGGCCCTGGAGGCGCGCTTCGGCCCCGCCTCCCAGGCCTGCCTGCTGTCCGAGCGGAACCCCACCGGCCTCGAGCTGGTCTGGCGCTTTCCGACCACCACGCTCCACGCCACCTTCCTGGACTTCTTCTCGACCTCGGTCCTCTACGTGAATCCCAACGTCGACCGCGACCCGCTGCGGCCCGCCTTCAGGGATCGGGCCGTCAGGCGCCGGACCCTGCCGCGCCGCGCCACCCTGCGTTTTCACCCCAGCGAGCGCGACGATCTGCTGTCCAGGCGGGCCCGCTGCTTTCCGGACTTCGAGTCGCTGGAGGCGATAGTGACGCGGGAGTTCCTCGAAAGGACGGAGCCGCAGCCGTGAGCCAGATCCGATCCGTCGCCGCGCTGACCGAGCTTGGGCGCGAGCAGCTGTCCGAGCACTTTTTCATGCGCGACATGCTCTATAGCGAGGTCGCCAACTTCCACGGCCTGCAGAACCTCCCCGAGGACCCGGAACTGGCCGTCGCCGCGGGCCGGCGGCTCTGCGAGGCGGTGCTGGAGCCGCTGCACCGCGCCTTCGGCGGGGTCGCCGTGCGCAGCGCCTACCGCTCGCCGGCGGTCAACGACTTCTGCCACCGCCGGCGCGCGCCCGGCAAGACCGATTACTTCTGCTCGGACAACGAGTTCAACCGGGCCCGGCACATCTGGGACCGGCGCGACGCCGCAGGTTACCTAGGCGCGACCGCCAGCATCGTGATCCCCTGGTACCTGCCGCGCTTCGAGCAAAGCGGCGATTTCCAGCCGCTCGCCTGGTGGATCAGGGACAAGCTGCCGGGCTATGCCGAGGCCAGCTT
The genomic region above belongs to Kiloniellales bacterium and contains:
- a CDS encoding rod shape-determining protein, with protein sequence MFNRFQGLLSQDMAIDLGTANTLVYVKGKGIVLNEPSMVAIVEGKGRKQVLAVGDDAKLMLGRTPGGMQAIRPLRDGVIADFEVAEEMIKHFIRKVQHNRSFASPQIIVCVPSSATAVERRAIQESAEAAGARRVFLIEEPMAAAIGANLPVTEPTGSIVVDIGGGTTEVAVLSMGGIVYANSVRVGGDKMDEAIISYIRRNHNLLVGESSAERIKKEIGSACVPMNGDGETMEIKGRDTVTGVPKGLTLSQRQIAEALAEPVSAIVEAVKTALEHTAPELAADIVDKGIVMTGGGANLRNLNTVLRNATGLPVTIADDPLNCVALGSGRCLEEMGAMHNVLMSF
- a CDS encoding patatin-like phospholipase family protein; its protein translation is MAAKSTARRQPAKPDAKPKTARKGRAETPPARRPRVEAARRPGVVKPINLALQGGGAHGAFTWGVLDRLLEDGRTFFDGVSGTSAGAFNAVALAAGLQTGGAEGAREKLEALWRAASDAARLLPLRGSRSSHFAFDLMTRVISPYQFNPMDLNPLRGLLEDAVDFAALRRAATVKLFVAATEVASGRARIFETREISVDVVLASACLPQLHHAVKIGRHHYWDGGFSANPAILPVIEACETPDTLIVQLNPDSDAELPTRAGEITARMMRMTFNQPFRREIETIELCRRVAREGIAIGGRLRRRVKRHRFHLIEAAPYTKDLEEHSRLTPDWDLLCHLRDCGRRAAEAWLKKQHRQVGYNATVDLAQKFL
- a CDS encoding N-formylglutamate amidohydrolase; the protein is MIRVERPAEIDTPLVFDSPHSGRDYPPDFDHRIDRQILRQAEDSHVEALFAGVVRLGAPLLHALFPRSYIDPNRALEDLDRDMIDGPWPGTTWPGDKTERGVGLIWRRLRGLGEIYDRKLTVAEVQRRIETCWQPYHAALQELLDAAHGRFGQVWHLNCHSMPAMGDETTPDGPAARADFVLGDRDGSSCDPAFTRFVAAELTALGYRVKLNDPYKGVELVQRYAEPSKGRHSLQIEINRRLYMDEVSFARGPGFGRLRADLDTLAAAIKGYAEARLGA
- a CDS encoding type IV pili methyl-accepting chemotaxis transducer N-terminal domain-containing protein, whose product is MNKKPLLVSVALAAALSSAELLSAVPKIPLVEPAFAQEKFDYKHTINVAGRQRMITQRMSKELLLLALGHNQRENQRNLRYNSKKFDRILKGLRYGDPELALQGTEDAEVLASLARVEQLWPLFHEALQEATSSAEAAGDSVGLVSDISLPLLAAMTDTVSAYKNAAKRGGVFTMLEIAIDQADRQRMLIEKMSKDFLLIAYNESPQKQRRELSRSMQLFEATLQGLMVGDYEQRLMPPPNQQILAQLKSVNSLWRELKPILQTALASRNIDPEDIADLASLDTTLMSELDAVVGLYARL
- a CDS encoding substrate-binding domain-containing protein gives rise to the protein MLRKVIAFGLAMAGLLAGSTTPALAAEVSISGSTTVSSAVVDPNAEAIEQQSGQLLRISAVGSGRGLLALVSGSAEIAMISAPLEAVIKKLEKKGNGRIDGSQFTVHELGNAQVAFVVSKKNPVKKLSFQQLVDIMAGKITNWKQVGGADLAIEIFAESSGGGVRTMVEKELKKDGTELVNANDAITTAVVVRRVKRSPGGLGIVARHQANDSVRIIETDRAIKQPLFLVTRGETKESVAKVVAAIRAVAKGL
- a CDS encoding dimethylsulfoniopropionate demethylase, with the protein product MAEETAAAIAIGPRIRKSPFYDATRRQGCKAFTIYNHMYLPVYYESPEADYRRLIEAVTLWDVGVERQVEITGPDAARFTQFLTPRNLSTCAVGQCKYVLLTTERGGIVNDPVLLRLAEDRFWLSLADSDVLLWARALAHALGYDVEVREPDVSPLQVQGPRSLEVMRDLFGGWIEELRYFWFRETELDGIPLVVSRTGWSAERGYEVFLRDGRHGDRLWETIMEAGQPYGIGPGAPSTIRRIEGGLLSYGADMDLDTNPYELGLGRLVDLDQEADFMGKAALAEIAQNGVARRLVGLEIEGPRLPTSEEPWAVAAGERGIGKVTSAAHSPRLGKNIALAMLAAEAINPGSAVEVSTPLGRRAAEVVELPFFDPKKRLPSQS
- a CDS encoding cell wall hydrolase, with translation MAFGWTYGFQAWLARRRLPRVRARRPVTLPDLRLRSPMVLALFITLVYSGGWVMVLRSSLPVPNPVRVEQELSCLALNIYHEARGEPGEGKLAVGHVVLNRVEDARFPDSICGVVQQGGYKRRWRCQFTWWCDGRSDDPTELAAWEDSLFHARRVLWRATEDPTRGALWYHADYVSPAWRKNKVEGPKIGKHIFYTSRTRG
- a CDS encoding nucleoside recognition domain-containing protein, translated to MNAVFFAIVIIAFAVAAFRQVIYTGVDPTPMAALSEAMIAAAKDSVTLAIGLVGVMALFLGLMKVAEAGGLLVIIAKVVRPLMTRLFPEVPGDHPAMGAMILNISANVLGLGNAATPFGIRAMQELDKLNPHKGTASNSMALFLAINTSSVTLLPTGVVALRASLGSNDPAGIIPTTLVATICSTTVAILAAKTYQRFSALPPAPDAAAGGDPPAAAEDGQPEAAAPSEDGGAYPAWVSFLVLACVLALVPVTIIFGREIAPWMVPGIVVGLLTFGVLRGVPVYEVLVEGAKDGFQVALRIIPYLVAILVAVAMFRASGALDLLIRPLGAVTTLFGMPPEALPMAILRPLSGSGAYGVMVGIMNDPATGPDTYTGYLVSTLQGSTETTFYVLAVYFGAVQIRRVRHALATGLTADFAGIIAAVVICSLLFT